A window of Halovivax gelatinilyticus genomic DNA:
CGTGCTCGCACACTACCGAACGGAACCGACGGATCTCGCGCGGTTGCTGGACGCGCCGAACATCGTCGTCCGGACGCTCGAACACGACGGACACGTCGTTGCCGTCGCCCTGCTCGCCCGGGAGGGCGGATTAGACCGCAACACCCGAGAGAAGATGTACGACGGCGACCGGATCCGCGGGAACATGATCCCTGACGTGTTGACGAGTCAGCTCAGAGACGAGGCCGCCGGCCGAACGATCGGCTACCGGATCGTGAGGATCGCGACCCATCACGCCGTTCGATCTCGGGGCCTCGGCTCCCGTCTCCTCGAGGAGATTGCCGCGGAGTTCGCATCGGCCGTCGACTGGCTCGGGTCGGGCTTTGGTGCGACGCCGGAACTGCTTCGGTTCTGGACGAAAAACGGCTATCGGACGACTCACACCTCCACCACGCGTAACGACCGCAGCGGCGAGTACTCGGCGATCGTCCTCTCACCGACCAGTGATGCAGGACGGTCGCTGGTCGACCGACACGCGAGATGGTTCGCGCGCAGAGTGCCGGCAGTCTTCTCCGACGCCCTTGACGATCTCGACGCGGATACCGCCAGGGCGATTCTCGCTTCGGTTCCGGACGACGCCGCGCCCGCACTCACCGACCGACCGCACGACTGGCGGGTGATCGCTGGCGCCGCCTACGGCCCCGGCCTGTTCGACGTCGATCCCGGCCCGTTTCGGCCGCTTCTCGTCCGATACCTGATCGAACGGCCGGACTCGATCGAGCGCTCCGAGCGCGAAGAACGGCTCTTCGTCCGCCGCGGGCTGCAAGCCGGTTCGTGGCCGGCCGTCGCGGACGAACTCGACTATCACTCTCCCGGCCAGTGTATGCGATCGTTCGGTGCGGCGCTCACTCCGCTCGTCACCCACTACGGGACGAATCCGGACCTCGTCGGAGACGAATCTGCGGAGACCGTTCGTTCGCTTCGCACTCGATTTTTAGGAAACGAGTAACCCGTTCTGTGCGATCCTACGTGAGCAGCCGTCTGACGATCGGTTCCGGGAGCACCTCGAACAGCCAGGCGACCAGTCGCCACCGGCGGGTGACGAAGACGTGCGATCGTCGCTTCTCGATCGCGGTAGCGATCTGGGCAGCAGCCGTCTCCGGCGAACTCATCCAGAACAGGGTCTCGCCCATCGCCATCTCGGTGTCGACGAACCCGGGTTCGACCGTCGTGATCGTCACGTTCGTCGGCCGCGTCTCCTGTCGCGTGCGCAACCCCTCGAGGTATCGCGAGACGTACGCCTTCGAGGCGTTGTACGTCGGTGCACCGGGATTACCGAAGCGCGCCGCTACGGAGGAAATTCCGACGAGATGGCCGTCGTACCGGCGGTTCGACCCGTCGGTCGGCGCTTCGGCGCGGGTTTCGAAGTAGGCCATCGCCGCCGACGCGATCGCCGTAAAGCCGCGGACGTTCACCGCGACCGTCTCGCTCGCCGGTTCCCATTCCAGGGATCGATTTAGTTCGCCAACGCCAGCGCTGACGACGACGAGGTCGACCCGCCCCATTCGTTCGGCCAGGGCGAAGAAGGTCTCCCGGGCCGAGTCGGTTTCGGTCACGTCCATCGTGGCCACGTGCGCCGTCGTCGGGATTTCGGAGGCGATCTCGTTCAGACGGTCGGTCCGCCGGGCCGCCAATCCGACGTCGTATCCCCGCTCGGCGAGCGTTCGAACGAGCGCTTCGCCGATCCCCGATGACGCCCCGACGACGATCGCACCGCGAGTCATGGATTGCGATTGGACGACCAGCGACAAAATTGGTTCGACGCGGCGGTCGACCGGTGACGGGAGACACGCACCAACGGAAATACTGACGACGGTGGGGGCGTAGATGAAGCTATGGACTGCAGCGAAGGCGATTGCGATCGGCCGGCCGTCGTCGAACTCCACATTCCGTGGGACGACAACCGGTTCGTCTGTGCCGCCCACGGCCGCGTTCTCGGCCGCCAGGACGGCGTCGTCGCGGATCCGAAACCGGACGCGGGAGAAGACTTACTCGGGTGAGCGATCAGGGGTGGGTGAAGTACGTCACCGTCTCGTCGGCCTCGTGGGCGTCGATTCTGGCGAATCCGACCCGGACGAACTGAACGACCTCGTCGGTCGGGAGCGACCCGACGCCGGGTTCCGCGTGCCCCGTGACGTCGCCCTCCGGCGTCCGCATCGTCACCGGCGCGTTCTCCTCGGCTGGCACCCAGTGAACGACGTCGACGTCGTCCTCCCGGACCACCTCGATGTCCGCTCCCGTGTACTGTAACGTATCACGCGTGTACTGGAAACAGCCCAGCCCTTTGAGCCAGACGCGTTCCTGTCGATCCGGGACGTCCGCCGGTTCGAGTCTGACGGCGTCGCCGACCGGGATCTCGCGGACGCCCCGGTCGTGGTCCGGGTGTACCGGGGGAGTCGCCTCTCCGGGCGGGCTGCCGCCAAGGGGTAGTTCGGTCCCGTCGCGAACGAAAAAGCGCCGGTCACTCTCGTCGTCGATCAGTTCGCGGTTGTTCGCGTAGATCGTACTCATCGCGAGATCGACGTCGCTCGTCGACGTGCCGAGACCGATCATGGCTTCGGTGATCGCCTCTCCGCGGATTCCTCGCCGTCGGAGGCTGCCGATCGTCGGCGCGCGCGGATCGTCCCAGCCGTCCAGCTCGCCGTCGTCGATCAGTTCCTTGATCGAGGAGGTGCTCATCGGAACGTCGTACGCGTCGAGCTGGACGTGGCCCCAGTGGACCACCTCGGGGTACTCCCAGTCGAAGTAGTCGTAGACGAACCGCTGGCGCTTGGCCGAGTCCTGAAGGTCGATCCCGCGGATGATGTGTGTCACCCCGAGTAGGTGATCGTCGATTCCAGACTGGAAATCGAGCATCGGCCAGCATCGGTACTCGCTCGCTTCCTCCCGCGGGTGCGGCGTATCGACCATGCGGAAAGCGACCCAGTCTCGAAGCGCCGGGTTCTTGTGCTCGATATCGGTTCTGATCCGGAGGACGATCTCGCCGCTCTCGTAGGCTCCCTCGACCATCTCCTCGAACTCCTCGCTGACGGTTTCCGGGTCCTTCTCGCGGTGGGGGCACGCCTCGGCGCTGTTTTTCAGCTCGCTAAACTCTTCTCCCGGACAGGTACACGTGTAGGCCCCGCCGAGATCGATCAGCTCCCGAGCGTGGTCGTAGTACGTCTCGACGCGGTCGCTCGCCCGGAAGACGTCGTCCGGTTCGAATCCGAGATACTCGACGTCTTCGAGGATCGCATCGTAAGCGTCGAGGTCCGGTCGCTTGGTCTCCGGGTCGGTATCGTCGAACCGAACGCAGAACCAGCCGTCGTACCGATCCCGGTAGGTGCCGATGACAGCCGGCATGCGCGCGTGCCCGACGTGCCACGGCCCGTTGGGATTCGGCGCACACCGCATCCGAACCTCGTCGTAGTCGTCGGCGTTCGGCAGTTCCGGAAGGGTGTGTTCGTCGCCCTCGTCTTCGGCCTGGATCTCGGCCAGTTCCTCGGGGGCGAGTTCCTCGATTCTCGCCCGACGGTCGGCAGGATCGAGCCCGTTGACCTCGGACACAACCGGTCCGACGATTCCCGGAATCTCCCCGCCGTGCGGTCGAAACTCCGGGTTCTCTCCCATGAGCGGGCCCATGATCGCCCCGACGTCCGCCTCGCTATCGTGCTTGACCGCGTTCAAGAGCGCGTGCTTTTCGGCCTCACGCTCGACCCGGTCGCGTACCTCGTCGTCCATCGGGTGGACGTTCTCGGGCGCCGGTCAAAACATCCGCGGATCCGATCGGCACCGACGAGACGACCTCGGTCGACCCGAACGCGAGCGATAGATCAGAACAGCCCTCAGTAGCCCCGTTCGACGAGGTAGTACGCCAGCTCGCGGAGGAGCGAGCGAGCCTCGTTATCGGGGAGGACGTCGAGCCGTTCGGTTCCCTGAGAGACGAGGTCACGGGCTGTCTGCCGGGCGTACTCGATACTCCCGACCGCTTCCAGTTCGGCCACCGCGGCGTCGATCTCCGCTTCCGTCACCGCGTCGACGTCGTCGGTGTCGACGAGCGAGTCGACGTCGACGCCCTGTTCGCGGGCGTGGACCGTTATCAGCGTCTGCTTGTTCTCGACGAGATCGCTGCCTCGCTGTTTGCCGAGCGTCTCGCTCGGGACCGTCAAATCGAGAACGTCGTCGTGGATCTGAAAGCCACGACCGATGTCGAGCCCGTAGCCGTAGAGGGCGTCGATCGTCTCGTCGTCGGCACCGAGTAGTACGGCGGGAAGCGCGGCCGAAGCCGCGTAAAGAACCGCCGTCTTCTGCTCTACCATCTCCAGGTACTCTGCGGTCGTGACCGCGTCGCGCTCTTCGAACTGGACGTCGAGCGATTGTCCCTCACAGATCTGCGTGCAGGTGTTCGCGAGGACGTCGAGGGCGCGAACCGTCCGGTCGGTCGTCGCGCCCGTCTCGAGCATGATCTCGAACGCCTTCGAGTAGAGCGTATCGCCTGCCAGGATCGCCGTTTCGAGATCGTACTCCCGGTGAACGGCCGGTACGCCCCGTCGGAGGTCGTCGTCGTCCATGATGTCGTCGTGGATCAGCGTGAACGACTGAATCACCTCGACGCTGACGCCCGCCGCGAGGACGTCGACCGGCCCGCTTCCATCCGGCGCGGGAAACGTACGGTAGGGCTGTGAGAGCGGATCGACGTCGGCGAGCGCCTCTGCGACGACCAGCAGAACCGACGGGCGAAGGCGTTTTCCACCGGCGTCGAGCAGGTATCGCGACGCCTCGTAGAGCCGTTCCGGTTTGCGAATCGGCAGTTCGTCCGGAATCGCCTCGTTCACCAGTTCGCGTCGCTCGCGAACCGCTTCGAGCACCGTCTCTTCGCGTGCCTCTTGGGTCGTCATCTCACTCGACCAGTTTGATCAGGTTGCCGTTTCGCGAGACGTGAACGTCGCGACCCATCTTGTACCCCTCGTTCTCACAGAGATTTACGTAGCCCGACAGGCCTTTCAGGTCCTGGTGGGCCGGGATAACGTTCTGGGGCTGGAGCGCATCCAGCATCTGGTAGTGACCCTCCTGGTTCAGGTGACCGGAGACGTGGATGTCGTCGTAGATGCGCGCCCCCTGCATGCCGAGCAGCTTCTCCGCCTGATAGCGCTGTCCCTCGTTCGTCGGCTCCGGGATAACTCGCGCGGAGAAGACGACTTTGTCGCCGTCGTCCAGTTCGTACGGCGTCTCGCCGCGAGCCATCCGGGTCAACATCGCCCGCGGTTCGCCCTGGTGGCCCGTAACGACCGGCAAGAAGTTCTCCTTGCCCTCGTTCATGATGCGTTTGAACGTGCGGTCGACGGACTTTCGGTGGCCGAACATACCGAGATCCGACGGGAAGTCGACGAAATCGAGGCGCTCTGCCGTCCCGGAGTACTTCTCCATCGACCGACCGAGGAGGACCGGCTGTCGGCCGATGTCTTCGGCGAACTCGACGAGCGAGGTAACCCGCGAAATGTGACTCGAGAAGGTCGTCGCGACGATGCCGCCGTCGTAGTCTTCCATGCTGTAGAGGACGTCTCGCAGGTGCTCGCGCGCGACGCTCTCCGAGGGAGTTCGTCCCTTCTTGTTCGCGTTAGTACAGTCTTCGATGTAACAGAGGACGCCCTCGTCTTCGCGACCGATTTCGCGAAAGCGCTCCATGTCGATCGGGTCGCCGATAACTGGCGAGTGATCCATGCGCTTGTCGAGTCCGTAGACGATCGCCCCTTCCGGCGTGTGGAGGACTGGGTTGATGGCGTCGATGATCGAGTGAGTGACGTTGACGAATTCGAGTTCGACCCCGTGATCGCCGATCGTCATCGACTCGCCGGGATCCATCTTGATCAGGTCGTTTTCGACGCCGAACTTCTGTTCGCCCTCGATCTGCTGTTTGACGAGTTCGATCGTAAACGGCGTCGCGACGACGGGCGCGTTGTACCGGTGAGCCAGCTTCGAGATCGCGCCGATGTGGTCTAAGTGACCGTGCGTCGGGACGATCGCCTGAACGTCACCCTCCAGGTCGGACATGACCCGGTCGTCGGGAATTGCGCCCATGTCGATCAGATCGAGACTGTGCATTCGCTCGGTCTCGACGTTGTCGTGGATCAGAACCTGCGAGAGGTTCAGTCCCATGTCGAAAATGACCACGTCGTTACCCGCGCGGACGGCAGTCATCTGCCGTCCAACTTCCTCGTAACCGCCTATCGTTGCAATTTCTATTTCCATAGGGTTGTCACCGAGAGCCTCGATGTGATGGGCTCTCGTCGTAACGGTCCGCGGACTCCCGGTTCCTACGGCCTCGACGTTGCCGCGCGTCGGCCATCCCGCTATGCGTTCGCCGACCGAGGTCAGCGCCCAGGTCGACGAGAACGCACTTGCCCGCGGGTCTCGCTACCTTCACCTACACAGCCATCCCGTATAAACTCCGCGGGTTGAGACGACCCATCACACGAAGTCAGACTCCAGAGAGCGGTTGATCGACGGTATTGAACCCGCTCCGGGACGAATCGCTTCCCATCGGAGCCTATCTACGCTTCGACACTCGCCACAGTAACTCGACAAGCGTTCTACACTCTCCGCCAGACCCTGAGTACCGTTCGACACCCGGCAGCTCCTTCGCCGGATAAAATTCTACGAGCGTGCTATTATCCACGGCAAAATTTGTACCGGTACAGTTTCGTCAGACAGTTGTTGACGGACAGATCAAGAATAGCAAACTACCTAACGCTCCGTCTAAAACACGCTGTCAATGACCAAAGAGCTGGAGCGTGACCTGGGTTTTTTCGCCGTCGTCGCGATCAGCATGGGCGCGATGATCGGCAGCGGTATCTTCATCCTGCCGGGACTGGCCATGGCCGAAACCGGCCCGTCGGTAATTCTGGCGTTCGTTATCGCCGCGATACTCGTCGTCCCGGCGGCGGTTTCGATCGCCGAACTCGGCACGGCGATGCCCGAAGCCGGCGGCGATTACGTCTTCATCGAACGGGGTATGGGACCGGCGATGGGAACGATCGCCGGACTTGGGACCTGGCTTATGTTGATGCTCAAAGGGGCGCTCGCCCTCTACGGCGGTATGTTCTACATCAACTACATCTACCAGCTGCCGACGTACACGCTCGGACTTCCGATGCTCGAGGCGTCGCTTTCGATACCCGGGCTGCGAGCGCTCGCCATCACGCTCGCAATCGTTCTGATCGCCGTCAATTTAATCGGCGTCAAACAGACCGGCGGCCTCCAGCTCGTGATGGTGATCGTCATGCTCGTCATCCTCGCCGCCTTCGTCGTCGCGTCGATCGTTCAGGTCGAGAGCACGAGTTACGAGCCATTCTTCGAAGAAGGGTGGGGCGGACTCATGGGTGCAACCGCGATGGTCCTCGTCTCCTACGCCGGGGTGACCAAGGTCGCCGCCGTCGCCGAAGAGATCGAAAACCCCGGACGGAACCTCCCGCTCGGGCTGTTGACCTCGCTCATCGTGACGAGCTTTCTCTACGCCCTGCTCGTGTTCGTCCTCGTCGGCGTCATCGAGGGCGACCAGTTGATGGGATCGGAAGAACCCATGGCGCTCGCGACCGACGTCCTCTTTAACGACTTTCTCTTCGTCCTCGCGATCGTTTTCGCGGCCATGCTCGCGCTGTTAAGCACGGCGAACGCGGGCATCCTCACCGCGTCCCGATACCCGCTCGCGCTCAGCCGAGACGACCTCTTTCTCGACCGGTTCGAGTACATTCACCCGCGGTTTAACACCCCGACCGTCGCCATCGTGACGACCGGCGCCGTGATGGTCCTCGTGATCGCGACGATGCCGGTCGACGAGATCGCGAAAGCCGCCGGCGCGTTCCAGATTCTCGTCTACATCCTCGTCTGCGGGGCGCTGATCGCCTTTCGCGAACGGGACCTGGAGTGGTACGATCCCGACTTTTTCACACCGGGCTATCCGTGGGTCCA
This region includes:
- a CDS encoding ribonuclease J, giving the protein MEIEIATIGGYEEVGRQMTAVRAGNDVVIFDMGLNLSQVLIHDNVETERMHSLDLIDMGAIPDDRVMSDLEGDVQAIVPTHGHLDHIGAISKLAHRYNAPVVATPFTIELVKQQIEGEQKFGVENDLIKMDPGESMTIGDHGVELEFVNVTHSIIDAINPVLHTPEGAIVYGLDKRMDHSPVIGDPIDMERFREIGREDEGVLCYIEDCTNANKKGRTPSESVAREHLRDVLYSMEDYDGGIVATTFSSHISRVTSLVEFAEDIGRQPVLLGRSMEKYSGTAERLDFVDFPSDLGMFGHRKSVDRTFKRIMNEGKENFLPVVTGHQGEPRAMLTRMARGETPYELDDGDKVVFSARVIPEPTNEGQRYQAEKLLGMQGARIYDDIHVSGHLNQEGHYQMLDALQPQNVIPAHQDLKGLSGYVNLCENEGYKMGRDVHVSRNGNLIKLVE
- a CDS encoding glutamate--tRNA ligase is translated as MDDEVRDRVEREAEKHALLNAVKHDSEADVGAIMGPLMGENPEFRPHGGEIPGIVGPVVSEVNGLDPADRRARIEELAPEELAEIQAEDEGDEHTLPELPNADDYDEVRMRCAPNPNGPWHVGHARMPAVIGTYRDRYDGWFCVRFDDTDPETKRPDLDAYDAILEDVEYLGFEPDDVFRASDRVETYYDHARELIDLGGAYTCTCPGEEFSELKNSAEACPHREKDPETVSEEFEEMVEGAYESGEIVLRIRTDIEHKNPALRDWVAFRMVDTPHPREEASEYRCWPMLDFQSGIDDHLLGVTHIIRGIDLQDSAKRQRFVYDYFDWEYPEVVHWGHVQLDAYDVPMSTSSIKELIDDGELDGWDDPRAPTIGSLRRRGIRGEAITEAMIGLGTSTSDVDLAMSTIYANNRELIDDESDRRFFVRDGTELPLGGSPPGEATPPVHPDHDRGVREIPVGDAVRLEPADVPDRQERVWLKGLGCFQYTRDTLQYTGADIEVVREDDVDVVHWVPAEENAPVTMRTPEGDVTGHAEPGVGSLPTDEVVQFVRVGFARIDAHEADETVTYFTHP
- a CDS encoding amino acid permease, producing MTKELERDLGFFAVVAISMGAMIGSGIFILPGLAMAETGPSVILAFVIAAILVVPAAVSIAELGTAMPEAGGDYVFIERGMGPAMGTIAGLGTWLMLMLKGALALYGGMFYINYIYQLPTYTLGLPMLEASLSIPGLRALAITLAIVLIAVNLIGVKQTGGLQLVMVIVMLVILAAFVVASIVQVESTSYEPFFEEGWGGLMGATAMVLVSYAGVTKVAAVAEEIENPGRNLPLGLLTSLIVTSFLYALLVFVLVGVIEGDQLMGSEEPMALATDVLFNDFLFVLAIVFAAMLALLSTANAGILTASRYPLALSRDDLFLDRFEYIHPRFNTPTVAIVTTGAVMVLVIATMPVDEIAKAAGAFQILVYILVCGALIAFRERDLEWYDPDFFTPGYPWVQLFGIASGIYIMTHMDFLPIAGAVGLTIFGFAWYYVYAKENVDREGAAVGLARREAGKRFVRDTEAELDRDTYEVLIAIRRDVNRESEDALLRLASPIVRSRGGRIRVVRFDEVPDQIPLDAAAAETTEADVAFEQRTDELVRDLDVPVEVGEIVSHDTPHAVVNFAERTEADLILARQEVTSRLETLLGRDTDWIMEHAPCDVVFVQNERPEPIDEIAVVTDRSPFNDPLKVELADAVARGLDAKLRFLFAVDESAPDDLVETVEAYHAELDDLCTVPVESTIVRTDDPIAGLSDALAESDLVMLSTVTHHRIPDLLVEQRSDRLAAALEQPSLLVHSKQTRRGSFLRPILDRLLFD
- the idsA3 gene encoding geranylfarnesyl diphosphate synthase, yielding MTTQEAREETVLEAVRERRELVNEAIPDELPIRKPERLYEASRYLLDAGGKRLRPSVLLVVAEALADVDPLSQPYRTFPAPDGSGPVDVLAAGVSVEVIQSFTLIHDDIMDDDDLRRGVPAVHREYDLETAILAGDTLYSKAFEIMLETGATTDRTVRALDVLANTCTQICEGQSLDVQFEERDAVTTAEYLEMVEQKTAVLYAASAALPAVLLGADDETIDALYGYGLDIGRGFQIHDDVLDLTVPSETLGKQRGSDLVENKQTLITVHAREQGVDVDSLVDTDDVDAVTEAEIDAAVAELEAVGSIEYARQTARDLVSQGTERLDVLPDNEARSLLRELAYYLVERGY
- a CDS encoding SDR family NAD(P)-dependent oxidoreductase — translated: MTRGAIVVGASSGIGEALVRTLAERGYDVGLAARRTDRLNEIASEIPTTAHVATMDVTETDSARETFFALAERMGRVDLVVVSAGVGELNRSLEWEPASETVAVNVRGFTAIASAAMAYFETRAEAPTDGSNRRYDGHLVGISSVAARFGNPGAPTYNASKAYVSRYLEGLRTRQETRPTNVTITTVEPGFVDTEMAMGETLFWMSSPETAAAQIATAIEKRRSHVFVTRRWRLVAWLFEVLPEPIVRRLLT